The Benincasa hispida cultivar B227 chromosome 9, ASM972705v1, whole genome shotgun sequence genome has a segment encoding these proteins:
- the LOC120085516 gene encoding uncharacterized protein LOC120085516 isoform X2: MDAINANLEAKLKELLYKINSFEIKICSDATKEFIKLLKGENGCKLLTLYAKTSPKCSELLDAWKLQQGKAGMPYIFSLISVILSHPDGIYRLNDLERLSASRVLDILARSLVEECLGDINSELGSQEVKRQNAALLLMSTIVRRGSRLASQVAKNFDFKLRAFSKLTEFRQKPNQKGSKHSSRKLFIGFAMSFLEVGKPELLRWILQQREMYSGVLRGLANDDEETITYVLSTLRDKVLVDESLVPPGLRSVLFGSVTLEQLATICGREDGGLAAEMAYQVLTLVCTDPCNGLMPNLKRGPNPLKGNPKRLIDLMKKLRATGVVYHRDLLLAIIRGQPGFCSRYLEEFPYNLEDFLSPTWFSVVSLIVKLVSSVNSGLSIESIVSQSDDTTSFDNTYLKSIVRCLSSRPFNRSIINKGLLHSNILVNHGTLRLLLEALKLVDSLFGVLNKASSINTKKMLYWSSLKQELQNDVQTLLPDPQVLLTLLSSLASQSRVQGVNLKRSAGLERSSNGVKKLKTTSPDHDTDIVVIGVVSDPNIDEEMVDNCIGETSGKERELMISVAELWDLDPLSTLVEVKDAEMYFLSKLLDGLTIYHRRLPHTLEGSFEFFISRLGNPLLLPTILQHSLLSLLIEYIPSSSMSSTYFRTPPGMYKHLQPFITLSIHSMDSDIKNKAYYLAQASILSTGALDQNVHEVGSWFLYLSNYDRGTSFMELGIESLDDLTYSVISFLCDAISTVGNNLFKYWGIMKSYTNQLKNAKDVSPNFSPIIICVLQKCLRLLSSDSVSFTRLEKAAISSYVSNTLKYLLQTQVDALLLASVIESILAKIFDYHGPLDVKSGSSNCEWRPLKNLLLFSRRMSTMHSVDVFPDHCHLMNDEEKICYMEFDKIEASSPGFSTLLKRAPFHVLFPAIMCARGSSSLVLPKIQDYLLLKLSELTFDHLLLSYLRLVLFWMYQIRISYRCKPLVELEQLSQICIVLLQNILAKLLASKTHSGTGGDYKSPLLRLEVQDVAETIFSHPAVISSLSCPLNCPGDLMNDAIDLNLESLVQLCRKNVNTLDHHIVNLLTTFCEYLITSCDDQDSTFRKVVETFNVLIQRLFSEFRDRFDIFIETMDPIPLLPLFFALHALNHFISPFDLLELVIWIFKRVNINGLVVQKSETTQIHGLSFGFGIAVIAFKDVTGYLQLPLSRRLPYNILSKMDEKDVCNIIDEIYTKTNIFAIRYKSEFADTCLLEVVKAICAKKPMLCEYFDQIHLATFRFIMNMPSELISYCIDRTNKEKAKLLFILTEVSSLHLSIFGHFIVDVMNKHSCHMDIEMEDKFLMLLPTSLTYLNSVVVKFGKKCWYSFNIISSVYSRILFRKWKIFVAKSIFDEEFGDLVPSSTQEFLDLVNNSLLGKAVSMLRHCFALNGDLVTVKMRLKVFSYIFPASYSTDEVLGFEVDELDSYSPSQVFNFLSKVVAKISFCRMLLFPEGCSVQSLPREDVATEHSSARRSNKEESSRLQYLNILVGIWQWIVKRFAFISDIYEKEMENSRLFRYLELFLLNNILELSTEMHGALVKLLSIPFLEQLMRFSLLYRFEDPTTLNILYSILNLLSDGKFAEDVYLQLLLAHSQFASTIHSAPKPSHSIETFLRPMSSILRSLVIPSSSQWETNFKQDSKATRTDLKRLVIVKLVHILVLMKVRHGGYQKDDAIDFRELHSLLLSSYGATISETDSTILMTLNDIETIVGTDAQNLVQMDFLWGNAVLGVSKERLLEQEPSSNISNDAEAIKERHRNQFRENLPVDPRICVSTVLWFPYDRTELDEESHLKKYRLMDLDDLFKGHYHGSEPEQYDPIYVLRFSIHALSMGYIEALEFTTLGLLAIAFVSLSSANDRLRKLGYGTLGALKDAVENCKRRKGTTRLRLLLTYVQNGIEEPWQRIPSIIALFAAEASFILLEPSHHHYAAISKFLVRSARMNRKSIPLFKNFLWSSSVNFKSERLWMLRLVYVGINVDDDARLYIKNSIHEDLQSFYVSSLSDNESKELILQRAYCEKVKFSYRCSFTMHSDDTPDKIQKGHPATVYCLS, encoded by the exons ATGGATGCAATAAATGCAAACCTTGAAGCTAAACTCAAAGAGTTACTATATAAAATCAACTCTTTCGAGATTAAGATATGCTCGGATGCTACAAAAGAGTTCATAAAGTTATTAAAAGGGGAGAATGGATGTAAGCTGCTCACTTTATATGCAAAAACTTCCCCCAAGTGTTCAGAACTTTTAGATGCTTGGAAGCTTCAACAGGGGAAGGCTGGAATGCcatatatattttcattaatttctgTCATTTTGAGTCACCCTGATGGAATTTACCGTCTTAATGACTTGGAGAGATTATCAGCTAGTCGTGTTCTTGACATTTTGGCCCGATCACTTGTTGAAGAATGCTTGGGAGACATAAATAGTGAATTAGGCTCCCAAGAGGTAAAACGCCAAAATGCAGCTCTATTGTTGATGTCTACAATTGTTCGACGTGGTTCACGTTTGGCTTCTCAAGTTGCAAAGAACTTTGATTTTAAACTTCGTGCATTTTCCAAGTTGACAGAATTTAGACAAAAGCCAAATCAGAAAGGATCAAAGCATTCGTCAAGAAAGTTGTTTATTGGGTTTGCTATGTCATTTTTGGAGGTGGGGAAGCCTGAATTGTTGAGATGGATCTTGCAGCAAAGAGAAATGTATTCTGGTGTGCTTCGTGGTCTTGCAAATGATGATGAAGAAACTATTACTTATGTTTTATCAACATTGAGGGACAAGGTCCTTGTTGATGAGTCACTGGTACCTCCAGGTCTTCGAAGTGTGCTCTTTGGAAGTGTTACTTTGGAACAATTGGCCACCATATGTGGAAGAGAGGATGGTGGTCTTGCTGCAGAGATGGCGTACCAGGTTTTAACTTTGGTTTGTACTGACCCTTGTAATGGGTTGATGCCAAATCTGAAAAGAGGCCCAAATCCTTTAAAAGGTAATCCAAAGCGTCTAATTGACCTCATGAAGAAGTTAAGAGCAACTGGAGTTGTTTACCATAGAGACTTGCTTTTGGCAATTATTAGGGGGCAGCCAGGTTTCTGTTCAAGATACTTGGAGGAATTTCCTTACAACCTTGAAGACTTTTTATCACCTACCTG GTTTTCTGTGGTTTCTTTGATAGTTAAGTTGGTTTCTTCTGTGAACAGTGGCTTGTCTATCGAATCTATTGTTTCTCAATCAGATGATACTACTTCATTCGACAATACTTATTTAAAAAGCATTGTGAGGTGCCTCTCTTCTCGGCCATTTAATCGATCAATAATCAACAAAGGTTTGCTTCACTCGAATATTCTTGTAAACCATGGAACTCTGCGACTTTTACTTGAAGCATTGAAGTTGGTTGATTCTTTGTTTGGTGTTTTAAACAAAGCATCATCCATCAATACGAAAAAGATGTTGTATTGGTCGTCTCTCAAACAGGAATTGCAGAATGATGTTCAAACTTTGCTCCCTGATCCACAAGTGCTACTTACTCTGCTTTCTTCATTGGCTAGCCAATCTAGAGTTCAAGGAGTTAATTTGAAAAGGAGTGCTGGTCTGGAACGTAGCTCCAATGgtgttaaaaaattaaaaacaacttCACCAGATCATGATACTGATATCGTTGTTATTGGAGTTGTGTCAGACCCAAATATCGATGAAGAAATGGTGGATAATTGTATTGGAGAGACATCTGGAAAGGAAAGGGAGCTCATGATTTCTGTAGCCGAACTATGGGATCTGGATCCATTGTCTACTCTGGTTGAAGTGAAGGATGCAGAGATGTACTTCCTTTCGAAGCTATTGGATGGTCTAACAATCTATCAC CGAAGATTGCCACATACTTTGGAGGGatcatttgaatttttcatcAGTCGTCTTGGAAATCCTTTATTATTGCCCACTATTCTGCAACATTCTTTGTTATCATTGCTGATTGAATATATTCCATCATCATCAATGAGTTCTACGTACTTTAGAACCCCACCAGGGATGTACAAGCATTTGCAGCCGTTTATTACCTTGTCCATACATTCAATGGACAGCGACATAAAGAATAAGGCATATTATCTGGCCCAAGCTTCTATTCTAAGTACTGGTGCACTTGACCAAAATGTTCATGAAGTTGGATCATGGTTCTTATATTTATCGAACTATGATCGAGGAACATCTTTTATGGAACTTGGGATAGAGAGTTTAGATGATTTAACTTATTCAGTAATTTCATTCTTATGTGATGCCATTTCCACGGTGGGAAATAACTTATTCAAATATTGGGGTATTATGAAGAGTTACACCAACCAGTTAAAAAATGCCAAAG ATGTCTCACCTAATTTCAGCCCAATCATCATATGTGTTCTGCAGAAGTGTCTAAGGTTGCTCAGCTCTGATTCTGTAAGCTTCACTCGGCTTGAGAAGGCTGCTATATCTAGTTATGTGAGCAATACGCTAAAGTATCTCTTGCAGACTCAG GTTGATGCTCTATTACTGGCTTCAGTGATCGAATCTATCTTGGCTAAGATATTTGACTACCATGGTCCTTTGGATGTGAAATCTGGAAGTTCAAACTGTGAGTGGAGACCATTGAAAAATCTATTACTCTTCTCCCGCAGAATGTCTACCATGCATAGCGTAGATGTTTTTCCTGATCATTGTCATTTAAtgaatgatgaagaaaaaatTTGTTACATGGAGTTTGATAAAATTGAAGCATCCTCCCCTGGGTTTTCCACCTTATTGAAGAGAGCGCCATTTCATGTATTATTTCCTGCAATTATGTGCGCTCGTGGTTCCAGTTCTCTTGTACTTCCAAAAATACAAGATTACCTTTTGCTAAAACTAAGTGAGTTGACATTTGATCACCTTCTATTATCGTATTTACGGCTTGTCCTATTTTGGATGTATCAGATACGGATCTCTTATAGATGTAAGCCTTTAGTTGAACTTGAGCAGCTTTCCCAAATTTGCATTGTACTTCTTCAGAACATCTTAGCGAAGTTGCTAGCTTCAAAAACCCATTCTGGGACTGGTGGAGATTACAAGAGCCCTCTGTTAAGGCTAGAGGTTCAAGATGTAGCAGAAACTATATTCTCTCATCCTGCTGTAATATCATCCTTGTCCTGCCCCCTAAACTGTCCCGGGGACTTAATGAATGATGCTATTGATTTAAATTTGGAATCTTTGGTTCAGTTGTGTCGGAAGAATGTTAATACATTAGATCATCACATTGTCAACTTATTGACCACTTTTTGTGAGTATCTTATAACCTCATGCGATGATCAAGATTCAACATTCAGAAAGGTAGTGGAGACTTTTAATGTTCTCATACAAAGGCTATTTTCTGAGTTCAGGGACCGATTTGATATCTTTATTGAGACAATGGACCCAATACCACTTCTCCCCCTGTTTTTTGCTTTACATGCATTAAATCATTTTATATCTccttttgatcttcttgaattAGTGATTTGGATATTCAAGAGAGTAAATATCAATGGCTTGGTGGTACAGAAATCTGAGACGACCCAGATTCATGGTCTATCATTTGGATTTGGCATTGCTGTCATTGCTTTTAAAGATGTCACAGGCTATTTGCAGTTACCATTATCTAGAAGATTACCGTACAATATACTCAGTAAAATGGATGAGAAGGATGTATGTAACATCATTGATGAAATTTACACTAAGACAAATATATTTGCCATACGTTACAAGTCAGAGTTTGCAGACACATGCTTGCTTGAAGTGGTTAAGGCTATTTGTGCTAAGAAACCCATGCTGTGTGAATATTTTGATCAAATACATTTAGCAACGTTCAGATTTATAATGAACATGCCTAGTGAGTTGATTTCTTATTGCATTGATAGGACCAATAAGGAAAAAGCTAAATTGTTGTTTATTCTTACTGAGGTTAGCTCCTTGCATTTGTCCATCTTTGGGCACTTCATTGTGGATGTTATGAACAAGCATTCTTGTCACATGGACATTGAGATGGAAGACAAATTTTTGATGCTCCTGCCCACTTCTTTGACATACTTGAATTCAGTTGTTGTGAAGTTTGGAAAGAAATGCTGGTATAGTTTCAACATCATATCTTCAGTATATTCAAGAATTCTTTTTCGTAAATGGAAGATCTTTGTGGCTAAAAGTATTTTCGACGAAGAATTTGGTGATTTAGTTCCATCATCTACTCAAGAATTTCTTGATCTTGTTAATAACAGTCTTCTTGGAAAAGCAGTGAGTATGCTAAGGCACTGCTTTGCACTTAATGGAGATCTTGTGACAGTGAAGATGCGATTGAAAGTATTTAGTTACATTTTTCCAGCTTCTTATTCAACTGACGAAGTTTTAGGATTTGAGGTTGATGAACTTGACTCTTATTCACCAAGTCAGGTATTCAATTTTCTCAGCAAGGTTGTTGCAAAGATATCATTTTGTAGGATGTTGTTATTTCCAGAAGGCTGCAGCGTTCAATCTTTGCCAAGAGAAGACGTGGCAACAGAACATTCTTCAGCAAGAAGGTCAAATAAAGAAGAATCCTCAAGGTTGCAGTACTTGAATATTTTGGTGGGCATCTGGCAGTGGATTGTGAAAAGATTTGCTTTTATCTCTGATATTTATGAAAAAGAAATGGAGAACTCAAGATTATTCAGATACTTGGAGCTTTTCTTACTGAACAATATTCTTGAACTAAGCACAGAAATGCATGGTGCACTTGTCAAATTACTATCCATCCCCTTTCTAGAGCAATTGATGAGATTTTCCCTCTTGTATAGGTTCGAGGATCCAACAACATTAAACATTCTTTACAGCATTCTAAATTTGTTGTCTGATGGCAAGTTTGCAGAAGATGTATATTTGCAGCTGCTGCTTGCGCACTCCCAGTTTGCTTCCACTATCCATTCAGCTCCAAAACCATCGCATTCCATTGAAACGTTTTTGAGGCCAATGTCCAGCATACTAAGATCACTTGTTATACCATCAAGTAGTCAATGGGAAACAAATTTCAAGCAAGATTCTAAAGCCACTCGGACAGACTTGAAACGTTTGGTAATTGTTAAGTTGGTTCACATACTTGTTCTGATGAAGGTACGTCATGGTGGTTACCAAAAAGATGAtgccatagatttcagagaactGCATTCACTGCTTCTGTCTTCTTATGGTGCCACTATCAGTGAAACTGACTCTACTATCTTGATGACATTAAATGACATTGAAACTATAGTTGGAACAGATGCACAAAATCTAGTTCAAATGGATTTTTTATGGGGAAATGCTGTATTGGGAGTTTCTAAAGAACGACTTCTAGAGCAGGAACCTTCCTCAAATATCAGCAATGATGCTGAAGCTATCAAAGAACGTCATAGAAATCAATTTAGAGAAAATCTTCCTGTTGATCCCAGAATATGTGTGTCCACAGTGCTATGGTTTCCTTATGATAGGACTGAATTGGACGAAGAATCACACTTGAAGAAGTATCGATTAATGGATCTAGATGATCTCTTTAAG GGACATTATCATGGTTCCGAACCTGAACAATATGATCCAATTTATGTCTTGCGGTTTTCAATTCATGCTCTGTCAATGGGATACATCGAAGCTTTGGAATTTACTACCTTGGGTTTGCTTGCAATTGCATTTGTTAGTTTGTCTTCAGCTAATGACAGATTAAGAAAATTAGGCTATGGAACGCTTGGGGCGTTAAAGGACGCGGTGGAG AATTGTAAAAGGAGAAAGGGTACCACGAGACTTCGGCTCCTCTTAACATATGTGCAAAACGGCATTGAAGAGCCGTGGCAGAGAATTCCTTCCATCATTGCTCTTTTCGCTGCAGAGGCATCCTTTATTTTGTTGGAACCATCCCATCATCATTATGCAGCAATAAGTAAATTTTTGGTGCGATCTGCCAGGATGAATAGGAAG TCCATTCCTTTGTTTAAGAATTTTCTCTGGAGCAGTTCCGTAAACTTCAAATCTGAAAGGTTATGGATGTTGCGCCTAGTCTATGTGGGGATTAATGTTGATGATGATGCCCGGTTATATATCAAGAACTCAATTCACGAGGATCTGCAGAGTTTTTATGTTTCCTCTCTTTCAGATAATGAGTCTAAGGAGCTTATCCTTCAG AGGGCTTACTGTGAAAAGGTTAAGTTTTCCTATCGATGCTCTTTCACTATGCATTCGGATGACACTCCTGATAAGATCCAGAAAGGACACCCCGCCACAGTCTATTGCCTCAGCTAG